One genomic segment of Mytilus trossulus isolate FHL-02 chromosome 4, PNRI_Mtr1.1.1.hap1, whole genome shotgun sequence includes these proteins:
- the LOC134716519 gene encoding uncharacterized protein LOC134716519: MTVKLTSEKAKTIVVMCKVFVKKWETTIREFSQLIGKLVASEPAVQYANFYVKPLEQKKDKALKINRGNYDAIMYLDCEIHKHLIWWINNIEKSSKPILTIEPSMILQSDSSKTGWGGLIKHPKLAMAKTGGHWSYHEQDKHINVLELLAAFLTLKSFCATKNNIHIKIYLDNTVAVQYINNMGGRKDELNELTRDIWNWCINRSIWLSACHLPGKTNYNWKSTPESGRRQGNIDIDSTNVHDSTMVCKNSSSDSRTILHTTKEKSVDSSIRSFKAASVKENAVSSVSFIRTRLNSFGLPTDTTNILYDSWRNSTKKQYGSYLNKWVQFCVKRQINSFKASNSIVLQFLTELFQKGLGYSAINTARSALSSVLDCGKVNPIGNDPLICRFMKGVYNKRPTLPRYEVTWDVDVMLKFLCTLSPVNMLTLKNLTLKLTMILSLLTAQRTQTLHLMDINDITVNNDELIIKVTKLIKTSKPGSHLSDIHLPAYNKDKSLCVVDTFNEYIKRTKSLRGQYTKLFIMTMKPHKPVSKNTISRWIKLTMKLAGLDINLFKPHSVRSAATSSAKKAGISLDVIMKSAGWKKESTFRKFYDKPVVNNNKNKGLSKVLLDNYFCHDH, translated from the exons ATGACAGTAAAATTAACATCTGAAAAGGCAAAGACTATTGTAGTCATGTGTAAAGTGTTTGTTAAAAAATGGGAAACAACAATTAGAGAGTTTTCTCAGTTAATTGGAAAATTGGTAGCTTCTGAACCAGCAGTCCAGTATGCAAACTTCTATGTCAAACCTCTTGAACAAAAGAAAGACAAAGCATTAAAGATTAATAGAGGAAATTACGATGCGATAATGTATTTGGATTGTGAAATACACAAACATTTAATTTGGTGGATAAATAATATTGAGAAGTCTAGCAAACCTATTTTAACAATAGAACCTAGTATGATTCTTCAATCTGATAGCTCAAAAACAGGATGGGGAGGACTGATTAAACATCCTAAATTAGCTATGGCCAAAACAGGGGGACATTGGTCTTACCATGAACaagataaacatataaatgtgtTAGAGCTTCTTGCAGCCTTTTTAACTCTTAAAAGTTTCTGTGCtacaaaaaacaatattcatataaaaatatatttggatAATACAGTAGCGGttcagtatataaataatatgggAGGAAGGAAGGATGAGTTGAATGAGTTAACTAGAGATATTTGGAATTGGTGTATCAATAGAAGCATTTGGTTAAGTGCATGCCATTTGCCGGGGAAAACTAAC TATAATTGGAAGAGTACTCCAGAAAGTGGAAGAAGACAAGGCAACATTGATATTGATAGCACCAATGTTCACGACTCAACCATGGTTTGCAAAAATTCTTCATCTGATAGCCGGACAATCTTACATACTACCAAAGAAAAATCTGTTGATTCATCCATCAGATCCTTCAAGGCAGCATCCGTTAAAGAAAATGCAGTTAGCAGTGTTTCCTTTATCAGGACAAGACTTAACAGTTTTGGCTTACCAACAGACACTACAAACATTTTATATGACTCATGGagaaattcaacaaaaaagcaATATGGGAGTTATCTCAACAAATGGGTGCAATTTTgtgttaaaagacaaattaattcatttaaagcatctAATTCTATAGTTTTACAATTTCTGACAGAACTATTTCAAAAAGGTCTTGGATACAGTGCTATTAATACAGCTCGATCAGCTTTATCATCAGTGTTGGATTGTGGGAAAGTCAATCCTATTGGGAATGATCCTTTAATTTGTCGTTTTATGAAAGGTGTATATAATAAAAGACCAACTTTACCAAGATATGAAGTGACATGGGACGTTGATGTGATGTTGAAGTTTTTATGTACTCTATCACCTGTAAATATGTTGACTTTGAAAAACCTCACGTTAAAGTTAACCATGATACTTAGTTTATTAACAGCTCAGAGAACACAAACTTTACATTTGATGGATATCAATGATATTACTGTTAATAATGATGAACTAATTATAAAAGTGACAAAATTGATCAAAACTTCGAAACCAGGGAGTCATTTATCAGACATACATTTGCCAGCATACAACAAAGACAAATCTTTATGTGTTGTGGATACATTTAATGAGTACATTAAAAGAACTAAATCATTAAGGGGACAATATACTAAGTTATTTATTATGACTATGAAACCACATAAACCTGTGTCAAAAAACACTATAAGTAGATGGATTAAATTAACAATGAAACTTGCAGGATTAGATATTAACTTGTTTAAGCCCCATAGTGTTAGGTCAGCTGCAACTTCATCTGCTAAAAAAGCAGGGATTTCTTTAGATGTTATAATGAAATCAGCTGGTTGGAAAAAAGAATCAACTTTTAGAAAGTTTTATGACAAACCTGTagtaaacaataacaaaaataaggGTTTGAGTAAAGTACTTCTTGATAACTATTTTTGTCATGATCATTAG